In the Lentisphaera araneosa HTCC2155 genome, ACGGTAATAAAAGCCTGTATTAGTGGCATGTTTTTTAAGATGTTTAATAGCTATTATCAATAGCAACGGGGAGATCTTGTAGATCACAACCACCTGCCATGGCCGCCTTTAAAGCTTGGAAATTATATGAGGCAGTAGAAAGGTTTGAATGACCATTATTTGCGTATGCGTAATAAAAGCCGCCGTCAGGATTTTGTTTATCACAGATATATTGAATTGTTCTGTTAAGAGGTTCAAGCAAAACATAATTACCCATCATAGCGTAGGCTTCGGCAATTGCGTAAGCAACAAGGCCATGAGTATAAGCCGATCCTTTTTCGGGATTGTCATTGTGAATCCCTATAGGAAATTTACTTTTATTACCCCATTCTGCTAACTTCATGATACCCTTGCGAACATGAACACCATATTTTTGTGATTTAGGTGTATCTCCATGAGCAAGAAAACTTAATATAGCAAGTGCGGTCATGGATTCTTTATTTGCAGCGCCCCAAGTTCCATCCGGGTTCTGGTTTCTTGCGAGCCAGTCGAGGGCATTAGCAAGTGATTTTTGTGCACGAGCTGAGCCACCATATTTGCGGATGGCATTGGCTTTGGCATTGGGTGATCGAGAAGAGAACATCTTTGAAGAAGTGAGTGGAGACGTTGTGGGTTTAACATCTGACAGGAGTTCTACATCATCAAAAATTTCAGCTGCTGGAGGCTCGTCAGTATCATCGATTTCGGTGGCAATATCTTCTGTGACATCCACTGGTTCAGTGATTTCGGGATTAATTGTTTCCGACTCAGTTTCGAGTTCCGGTTCGGGCGGAGGCGGTGGAGGAGGAGGCGGTGGAGGAGGTTCCTCTACAATTTCCTCCATTTTCTGGGTGACTTCTACATTGGCACTTCCAGCTTTGCTTTCACCTTTAAATAGAGATGCTAATAAAATGAGCAGGATATGACAAAATGTGGAGATAACTGGGCCAATTAAATTTTCTTTTAACTGGGCTTTACTGTAATCTTCTTGGATCTGTTTAAGTTCTACTTGAGGAAGGACGCCAAAGCTACCATCATCTTCGTGTTCTTCTGTCATTTATTTCTTATCCTAAAATTTTTCGTATCCTCTTTTATTGTAGCAAGTCTGAAAAATATTACAGAATCCTTCAGTATTTATTTAAATCTTCACGATTACCCACAATAAGGGGCATGATAATTCGTTGATACTTCGCCTTTTTTTCAAAAAATCATTTTTCAAAT is a window encoding:
- a CDS encoding prenyltransferase/squalene oxidase repeat-containing protein, which gives rise to MTEEHEDDGSFGVLPQVELKQIQEDYSKAQLKENLIGPVISTFCHILLILLASLFKGESKAGSANVEVTQKMEEIVEEPPPPPPPPPPPPEPELETESETINPEITEPVDVTEDIATEIDDTDEPPAAEIFDDVELLSDVKPTTSPLTSSKMFSSRSPNAKANAIRKYGGSARAQKSLANALDWLARNQNPDGTWGAANKESMTALAILSFLAHGDTPKSQKYGVHVRKGIMKLAEWGNKSKFPIGIHNDNPEKGSAYTHGLVAYAIAEAYAMMGNYVLLEPLNRTIQYICDKQNPDGGFYYAYANNGHSNLSTASYNFQALKAAMAGGCDLQDLPVAIDNSY